From the Nocardiopsis changdeensis genome, one window contains:
- a CDS encoding ATP-binding cassette domain-containing protein, giving the protein MTAVPDRRVVLRGVTRRYGTRTALDGVDLDLGPGVTGLLGRNGAGKTTLMRCLATDLDAGSGEVCLLGLDPTRAPERTDIRRRLGYLPQNPDFYPHFTAFALLDYMAVLKELGGRRARHDEVRRVLRQVGLYDRRHSRVRRLSGGMRQRLALASALMGDPDLLLLDEPTVGLDPEQRIRFRNLVSRLAVDSTVVLSTHQIEDVAALCGHIVCLDRGRVVFDGAPGALLDRARGHVWEGPGDPGSGLTSWRLPDGRHRVLTPGSPLPPGEAFGAVEPTLEDAYLLLVGVSGTEPAGAAR; this is encoded by the coding sequence ATGACCGCGGTCCCCGACCGCCGGGTGGTCCTGCGCGGGGTGACCCGCAGGTACGGCACCCGGACCGCCCTGGACGGGGTGGACCTGGACCTGGGCCCGGGGGTGACCGGCCTGCTGGGCCGCAACGGCGCCGGCAAGACCACCCTGATGCGCTGCCTGGCCACCGACCTGGACGCCGGCTCCGGGGAGGTGTGCCTGCTCGGCCTGGACCCGACCCGGGCGCCCGAGCGCACCGACATCCGGCGGCGGCTGGGCTACCTGCCGCAGAACCCCGACTTCTACCCGCACTTCACCGCGTTCGCCCTGCTCGACTACATGGCCGTGCTCAAGGAGCTGGGCGGCCGCCGGGCCCGGCACGACGAGGTGCGCCGGGTGCTGCGCCAGGTCGGGCTGTACGACCGGCGGCACAGCCGGGTGCGCCGCCTGTCGGGCGGCATGCGCCAGCGCCTGGCCCTGGCCTCGGCCCTGATGGGCGACCCCGACCTGCTGCTGCTGGACGAGCCGACGGTGGGGCTGGACCCCGAGCAGCGCATCCGGTTCCGCAACCTGGTGTCCCGCCTGGCCGTGGACAGCACCGTCGTGCTGTCCACCCACCAGATCGAGGACGTGGCCGCGCTGTGCGGGCACATCGTGTGCCTGGACAGGGGGCGGGTCGTCTTCGACGGCGCCCCCGGCGCCCTGCTGGACCGCGCCCGCGGGCACGTGTGGGAGGGTCCCGGCGACCCGGGCAGCGGCCTGACCTCCTGGCGGCTGCCCGACGGGCGCCACCGGGTCCTGACCCCGGGTTCGCCGCTGCCGCCCGGGGAGGCCTTCGGCGCGGTGGAGCCCACCCTGGAGGACGCCTACCTGCTGCTCGTCGGCGTGTCGGGGACCGAGCCCGCCGGGGCCGCGCGGTGA
- a CDS encoding zf-HC2 domain-containing protein — protein sequence MSGWHLTPAQAHDYAARRSDEITAMSVEAHLMHCAPCRSLLPADESWLADSWASLRDVVDRPRRGPVETLLASVGLRAETAKLLAATPRLYQAWLVSTVVVLGAALLAAHLLPRGSLMFFFLAPVVPLVGVALAYGRGVDPAHTLASVTPMAGQRLLFLRTCAVLVPALLLCTGAALMLPHTTTAWDAVFWLLPSLTLVAGSLLLGHWIHLSAASGIVGVLWLAVLGLVSLSGQTVPVGVFAPQAQACWGAALAALVGLLLLRVRMA from the coding sequence ATGAGCGGTTGGCACCTGACCCCGGCCCAGGCCCACGACTACGCGGCCCGGAGAAGCGACGAGATCACCGCGATGTCGGTGGAGGCCCATCTGATGCACTGCGCGCCCTGCCGGTCCCTGCTGCCCGCGGACGAGTCGTGGCTGGCCGACAGCTGGGCGTCGCTGCGCGACGTCGTCGACCGGCCCCGGCGCGGCCCGGTCGAGACCCTGCTGGCCTCCGTCGGTCTGCGCGCGGAGACCGCGAAACTCCTCGCCGCCACCCCGCGGCTCTACCAGGCCTGGCTCGTCTCCACCGTGGTGGTCCTGGGGGCCGCCCTGCTGGCAGCGCACCTGCTGCCGCGCGGCTCGCTGATGTTCTTCTTCCTGGCGCCGGTGGTCCCGCTGGTCGGCGTGGCCCTGGCCTACGGGCGCGGGGTCGACCCCGCGCACACCCTGGCCTCGGTCACGCCCATGGCCGGGCAGCGGCTGCTGTTCCTGCGCACCTGCGCGGTCCTGGTCCCGGCCCTGCTGCTGTGCACCGGCGCGGCGCTGATGCTGCCGCACACCACCACCGCCTGGGACGCGGTCTTCTGGCTGCTGCCCTCCCTGACCTTGGTCGCGGGCTCGCTCCTGCTGGGCCACTGGATCCACCTGAGCGCGGCCTCGGGGATCGTGGGCGTCCTGTGGCTGGCGGTCCTGGGCCTGGTGTCCCTGTCCGGGCAGACGGTCCCCGTCGGGGTGTTCGCCCCCCAGGCCCAGGCGTGCTGGGGCGCGGCCCTGGCCGCCCTGGTCGGCCTGCTGCTGCTCCGGGTGAGGATGGCATGA
- a CDS encoding RNA polymerase sigma factor, producing the protein MKLFRRAHRRAPSYGPESTDPVLLTAVAAGEAEALEILHRRHAPWLRARLNYRCSDPDQVDAALQETFLAVWRNAGSFTPRPGDTDAGAWLWTIAIRQLISQLRRRANRWISDIEAEPYETIGDASAEDTVLLNIEHGPLGAALHTLSPELRAAIQATVLDGLTVREAAQILQIPEGTVKTRVMRAKARLREALTS; encoded by the coding sequence GTGAAGCTGTTCCGACGCGCGCACCGCCGCGCACCCTCCTACGGCCCCGAGAGCACCGACCCGGTGCTGCTGACCGCCGTCGCGGCGGGCGAGGCCGAGGCCCTGGAGATCCTGCACCGCAGGCACGCGCCCTGGCTGCGGGCGCGTCTGAACTACCGCTGTTCCGACCCCGACCAGGTCGACGCCGCGCTCCAGGAGACCTTCCTGGCCGTGTGGAGGAACGCGGGCTCCTTCACCCCCCGCCCCGGCGACACCGACGCCGGGGCCTGGTTGTGGACCATCGCCATCCGCCAGCTCATCTCGCAGCTGCGCCGGCGGGCCAACCGGTGGATCTCCGACATCGAGGCCGAGCCCTACGAGACCATCGGGGACGCCTCGGCCGAGGACACCGTGCTGCTCAACATCGAGCACGGACCCCTGGGCGCGGCCCTGCACACCCTGTCCCCCGAGCTGCGGGCCGCCATACAGGCCACCGTGCTGGACGGGCTCACGGTGCGCGAGGCCGCACAGATTCTCCAGATCCCCGAAGGCACCGTGAAGACACGGGTGATGCGCGCCAAGGCGCGCCTGCGGGAGGCATTGACGTCATGA
- a CDS encoding LLM class F420-dependent oxidoreductase, translating to MRLRIFLEPQQGATYEDQLAVAKATEELGFDALFRSDHYLHMGEGTSGLPGPTDAWITLAGLARETSRIRLGTLMTAATFRYPGPLAIAVAQVDRMSGGRVEFGFGAGWYEEEHAAYGIPFPTTARERFDRYEEQLDIITGLWSTPVGGTFRYEGKYYRLAEGPALPKPEQSPRPPVLIGGTGLRRTPRLAATFADEYNVPFSSVADTGAAFDRTRAAAAAVGRTGGIVYSAAQVLCVGRDEAEIARRAERIGRRVDELRLNGLAGTPAEVVDKIGRFAELGAERMYLQLLDMADLEHLELVAAEVARQLD from the coding sequence ATGCGCCTGAGGATCTTCCTTGAGCCCCAGCAGGGGGCCACATACGAGGACCAGCTCGCCGTGGCCAAGGCCACCGAGGAGCTCGGGTTCGACGCACTTTTTCGCTCGGACCATTACCTGCACATGGGGGAGGGCACCAGCGGCCTGCCCGGGCCGACCGACGCCTGGATCACCCTGGCGGGTCTGGCCCGGGAGACGTCGCGCATCCGGCTGGGCACGCTGATGACGGCGGCGACCTTCCGCTACCCGGGGCCGCTGGCGATCGCGGTCGCGCAGGTGGACCGGATGAGCGGCGGCCGGGTGGAGTTCGGGTTCGGCGCGGGCTGGTACGAGGAGGAGCACGCCGCGTACGGCATCCCCTTCCCGACCACGGCCCGGGAGCGCTTCGACCGCTACGAGGAACAGCTCGACATCATCACCGGCCTGTGGTCCACGCCGGTCGGCGGCACGTTCCGCTACGAGGGCAAGTACTACCGGCTGGCGGAGGGGCCCGCGCTGCCCAAGCCGGAGCAGAGCCCGCGCCCGCCGGTGCTCATCGGCGGTACCGGCCTGCGCCGCACCCCGCGGCTGGCTGCGACGTTCGCCGACGAGTACAACGTGCCGTTCTCGTCGGTGGCCGACACCGGGGCCGCGTTCGACCGGACGCGGGCGGCCGCGGCGGCGGTGGGCCGCACCGGCGGGATCGTCTACTCGGCGGCGCAGGTGCTGTGCGTGGGCCGCGACGAGGCCGAGATCGCCCGCCGGGCGGAGCGCATCGGCCGCCGGGTGGACGAGCTGCGGCTGAACGGCCTGGCCGGGACGCCCGCCGAGGTGGTCGACAAGATCGGCCGGTTCGCGGAGCTGGGCGCCGAGCGCATGTACCTCCAGCTGCTGGACATGGCGGACCTGGAGCACCTGGAGCTGGTGGCCGCCGAGGTGGCCCGGCAGCTGGACTGA
- the acnA gene encoding aconitate hydratase AcnA, with amino-acid sequence MSANSFGARDTLRVGDESYEIFRLDAVEGSNRLPYSLKVLLENLLRTEDGANVTADHIRALGGWDAKAQPSQEIQFTPARVIMQDFTGVPCVVDLATMREAVRDMGGDPDKINPLAPAELVIDHSVIVDLFGRPDAFERNVEIEYERNQERYKFLRWGQTAFDEFKVVPPGTGIVHQANIEHLARVTMSRNGQAYPDTCVGTDSHTTMQNGLGILGWGVGGIEAEAAMLGQPISMLIPRVVGFKLTGQLKPGTTATDLVLTITELLRQHGVVGKFVEFYGEGVTSVPLANRATIGNMSPEFGSTAAIFPIDDETIRYMRLTGRSEQQVALTEAYAKANGFWHDPANEPEFSEYLELDLGDVVPSIAGPKRPQDRIVLAQAKQTWRHDVRNYVEDGVDEAVEESFPASDAPAQTANGARPHKPVKVTMADGTETEIDHGAVVIAAITSCTNTSNPSVMLGAALLAKKAVEKGLSRKPWVKTSMAPGSKVVTDYYERSGLTPYLDKLGFNLVGYGCTTCIGNSGPLPEEISKAVQDNDLAVTAVLSGNRNFEGRINPDVKMNYLASPPLVVAYALAGSLDVDITTEPLGIGKDGEPVYLADIWPTAEEIQEVMDSAIAADMYEAAYADVFAGDERWRSLPTPTGNTFEWEGESTYVRKPPYFEGMAQEPSPVTDITGARVLAKLGDSVTTDHISPAGAIKPGTPAAEYLKAHGVERRDFNSYGSRRGNHEVMIRGTFANIRLRNQIAPGTEGGYTRDFTQPDAPVSFIYDAAQNYAAQGTPLVVLGGKEYGSGSSRDWAAKGTSLLGVRAVITESYERIHRSNLIGMGVLPLQFPEGQSADSLGLTGEETFSITGVTELNEGRIPATVKVSTDTGVEFDAVVRIDTPGEADYYRNGGILQYVLRQLIAG; translated from the coding sequence GTGTCCGCGAACAGCTTCGGCGCCCGTGACACGTTGCGCGTTGGCGACGAGTCGTACGAGATCTTCCGGTTGGACGCCGTGGAGGGCTCCAACCGACTTCCCTACAGCCTGAAGGTCCTCCTGGAGAACCTTCTGCGCACCGAGGACGGCGCGAACGTCACCGCCGACCACATCCGCGCCCTGGGCGGCTGGGACGCCAAGGCCCAGCCCAGCCAGGAGATCCAGTTCACCCCCGCCCGGGTGATCATGCAGGACTTCACCGGCGTCCCCTGCGTCGTCGACCTCGCCACCATGCGCGAGGCCGTCCGCGACATGGGCGGCGACCCGGACAAGATCAACCCGCTCGCCCCCGCCGAGCTGGTGATCGACCACTCCGTGATCGTCGACCTCTTCGGCCGCCCCGACGCCTTCGAGCGCAACGTCGAGATCGAGTACGAGCGCAACCAGGAGCGCTACAAGTTCCTGCGCTGGGGCCAGACCGCGTTCGACGAGTTCAAGGTCGTCCCGCCCGGCACCGGCATCGTGCACCAGGCCAACATCGAGCACCTGGCCCGCGTCACCATGAGCCGCAACGGCCAGGCCTACCCCGACACCTGCGTCGGCACCGACTCGCACACCACCATGCAGAACGGCCTGGGCATCCTGGGCTGGGGCGTCGGCGGCATCGAGGCCGAGGCCGCCATGCTCGGCCAGCCGATCTCCATGCTCATCCCGCGCGTGGTCGGCTTCAAGCTCACCGGCCAGCTCAAGCCGGGCACCACCGCCACCGACCTGGTGCTCACCATCACCGAGCTGCTGCGTCAGCACGGTGTGGTCGGCAAGTTCGTCGAGTTCTACGGCGAGGGCGTCACCTCCGTGCCGCTGGCCAACCGCGCCACCATCGGCAACATGAGCCCCGAGTTCGGCTCCACCGCCGCGATCTTCCCGATCGACGACGAGACCATCCGCTACATGCGCCTGACCGGCCGCTCCGAGCAGCAGGTCGCCCTGACCGAGGCCTACGCCAAGGCCAACGGCTTCTGGCACGACCCGGCCAACGAGCCCGAGTTCTCCGAGTACCTGGAGCTCGACCTGGGCGACGTCGTCCCGTCGATCGCCGGCCCCAAGCGCCCGCAGGACCGCATCGTCCTGGCCCAGGCCAAGCAGACCTGGCGCCACGACGTCCGCAACTACGTCGAGGACGGCGTCGACGAGGCCGTCGAGGAGTCCTTCCCGGCCTCCGACGCCCCCGCGCAGACCGCCAACGGCGCGCGCCCGCACAAGCCCGTCAAGGTCACCATGGCCGACGGCACCGAGACCGAGATCGACCACGGCGCCGTCGTGATCGCCGCGATCACCTCCTGCACCAACACCTCCAACCCCTCGGTCATGCTGGGCGCCGCCCTGCTGGCCAAGAAGGCGGTGGAGAAGGGCCTGTCCCGCAAGCCGTGGGTCAAGACCTCCATGGCCCCGGGCTCCAAGGTCGTCACCGACTACTACGAGCGCTCCGGCCTGACCCCGTACCTGGACAAGCTGGGCTTCAACCTGGTCGGCTACGGCTGCACCACCTGCATCGGCAACTCCGGCCCGCTGCCGGAGGAGATCTCCAAGGCCGTCCAGGACAACGACCTGGCCGTCACCGCGGTGCTGTCCGGCAACCGCAACTTCGAGGGCCGGATCAACCCGGACGTCAAGATGAACTACCTGGCCTCGCCGCCGCTGGTGGTCGCCTACGCCCTGGCCGGGTCCCTGGACGTGGACATCACCACCGAGCCCCTGGGCATCGGCAAGGACGGCGAGCCGGTCTACCTGGCCGACATCTGGCCGACCGCCGAGGAGATCCAGGAGGTCATGGACTCCGCGATCGCCGCCGACATGTACGAGGCCGCCTACGCGGACGTCTTCGCCGGCGACGAGCGCTGGCGCTCGCTGCCCACCCCGACCGGCAACACCTTCGAGTGGGAGGGCGAGTCGACCTACGTCCGCAAGCCCCCGTACTTCGAGGGCATGGCGCAGGAGCCGTCCCCGGTCACCGACATCACCGGCGCCCGCGTCCTGGCCAAGCTGGGCGACTCGGTCACCACCGACCACATCTCCCCGGCCGGCGCCATCAAGCCGGGCACCCCGGCGGCCGAGTACCTCAAGGCCCACGGTGTGGAGCGCCGCGACTTCAACTCCTACGGTTCCCGCCGCGGCAACCACGAGGTGATGATCCGCGGTACGTTCGCCAACATCCGCCTGCGCAACCAGATCGCGCCGGGCACCGAGGGCGGCTACACCCGCGACTTCACCCAGCCCGACGCCCCGGTGTCGTTCATCTACGACGCCGCGCAGAACTACGCGGCGCAGGGCACCCCGCTGGTCGTCCTGGGCGGCAAGGAGTACGGCTCCGGCTCGTCCCGCGACTGGGCCGCCAAGGGCACCAGCCTGCTGGGCGTGCGCGCCGTCATCACCGAGTCCTACGAGCGCATCCACCGCTCCAACCTCATCGGCATGGGCGTCCTGCCCCTGCAGTTCCCCGAGGGCCAGAGCGCCGACTCCCTCGGCCTGACCGGCGAGGAGACCTTCTCCATCACCGGCGTGACCGAGCTGAACGAGGGCCGCATCCCCGCGACGGTGAAGGTGAGCACCGACACCGGCGTCGAGTTCGACGCCGTGGTGCGCATCGACACCCCCGGTGAGGCGGACTACTACCGCAACGGCGGCATCCTGCAGTACGTGCTGCGCCAGCTGATCGCCGGGTAG
- a CDS encoding serine/threonine protein kinase: MDDPAEASAPRTVGGYRLVRSLGRGGFGEVFLGEAGDGSRAAVKVLHASWSGDADMRRRFAAEVEQARRVSGFCIAAILDADPEAEQPWIATEFIDGPTLQRAVAEEGPRRGMELQRLAVNTATALAAIHAAGVVHRDLKPDNIMLAADGPRVIDFGIARAVETTSVTASGVVGTIGYMAPEQLEGARLTSAVDVFSWGAVMVYAATGREAFQAPTQASRIARILSGGPDLEDIAEPLRSVVERCLDKDPDRRPDASSLLNLLIAGPQGGGPAPGVAVHPAPVPVSGVDPTRVAPAHGVDPTRVAPVHGVDPTRVVPSHGVDPTRVAPAHGVDPTRVAPPHGVDPTRVAPPHGVDPTRSYTGLAPAGPAAPAAAGTATPPPGPVSAPRPGPGNTGASGYHTGVGGVPPYHFAGIRFTDPGALAEAMQGNWAAAVRVFGDATERAALGAWLMDDLGDTLVDRSLFRRHADDANLALASFIAQTRPDLPPVFRGRGATMTDLGGLFSDPRPVITGAPMSNEMALLARPEVLRTMGLHHAPDPAAHQRLADSLDAAEHAGNTFHQELSGRLAGWRSASPNVNPALILTFLLHPELMVPPHDGGDSGVGEWIDILWRRVDASPGPAGVGHAAAIYGAVPTLQALSRQRRYWEERYTKVATEHESLHGKVVQQQRYFQIRRYCNYALFGFPIGIVIGMSGQAEWLGDLLVTLSVLALAASVVLSVVLRVGYGDVVRRGQRVMELNNAAAQLPELTSGVERIRADLVHARRITGG, encoded by the coding sequence TTGGACGACCCCGCAGAGGCATCCGCCCCGCGTACCGTGGGCGGCTACCGCCTGGTGCGTTCGCTCGGACGCGGCGGTTTCGGTGAGGTGTTCCTCGGAGAGGCCGGGGACGGGAGCCGGGCCGCGGTGAAGGTGCTGCACGCCTCCTGGTCCGGTGACGCGGACATGCGCCGCCGGTTCGCGGCGGAGGTGGAGCAGGCGCGGCGGGTGAGCGGTTTCTGTATCGCGGCGATCCTGGACGCGGATCCGGAGGCGGAGCAGCCGTGGATCGCCACCGAGTTCATCGACGGCCCCACCCTCCAGAGGGCGGTCGCCGAGGAGGGGCCGCGCCGCGGGATGGAGCTGCAGCGGTTGGCGGTCAACACCGCCACGGCGCTGGCCGCGATCCACGCGGCGGGGGTGGTCCACCGCGACCTGAAGCCGGACAACATCATGCTGGCGGCGGACGGGCCGCGGGTGATCGACTTCGGCATCGCCCGCGCGGTCGAGACCACCTCGGTGACCGCCAGCGGGGTCGTGGGCACCATCGGGTACATGGCGCCCGAGCAGTTGGAGGGCGCCCGGCTCACCTCGGCCGTGGACGTGTTCTCCTGGGGCGCGGTCATGGTCTACGCCGCCACCGGGCGCGAGGCCTTCCAGGCGCCGACCCAGGCGTCGCGCATCGCCCGCATCCTCAGCGGCGGCCCCGACCTGGAGGACATCGCCGAACCCCTGCGGAGCGTGGTCGAGCGCTGCCTGGACAAGGACCCGGACCGGCGCCCGGACGCCTCCTCCCTGCTCAACCTGCTCATCGCGGGCCCCCAGGGCGGGGGCCCGGCCCCGGGCGTCGCCGTGCACCCGGCGCCGGTGCCCGTCTCCGGCGTGGATCCCACGCGGGTGGCCCCGGCGCATGGCGTCGACCCCACGCGGGTCGCTCCGGTCCACGGTGTGGATCCCACGCGGGTGGTCCCGTCCCACGGTGTGGATCCCACGCGGGTCGCTCCGGCGCACGGTGTGGATCCCACGCGGGTGGCCCCGCCCCATGGCGTGGATCCCACGCGGGTGGCCCCGCCGCACGGCGTCGACCCCACCCGCTCCTACACCGGCCTGGCCCCGGCCGGGCCCGCCGCGCCCGCGGCCGCCGGGACGGCCACCCCACCGCCGGGACCGGTGTCCGCCCCGCGGCCCGGCCCCGGGAACACCGGCGCCTCCGGGTACCACACCGGTGTCGGCGGAGTCCCCCCGTACCACTTCGCCGGCATCCGCTTCACCGACCCCGGTGCCCTGGCCGAGGCCATGCAGGGCAACTGGGCGGCGGCCGTCCGCGTGTTCGGCGACGCCACCGAGCGCGCCGCCCTGGGCGCCTGGCTCATGGACGACCTCGGCGACACCCTCGTCGACCGCTCCCTGTTCCGCCGCCACGCCGACGACGCCAACCTGGCCCTGGCCTCCTTCATCGCCCAGACCCGCCCCGACCTGCCGCCGGTCTTCCGCGGCCGCGGCGCCACCATGACCGACCTCGGCGGGCTGTTCTCCGACCCGCGACCCGTCATCACCGGGGCGCCGATGTCCAACGAGATGGCCCTGCTGGCCCGCCCCGAGGTGCTGCGGACCATGGGCCTGCACCACGCTCCCGACCCGGCGGCGCACCAGCGCCTGGCCGACTCCCTCGACGCCGCCGAGCACGCCGGGAACACCTTCCACCAGGAGCTGTCCGGCCGGCTCGCCGGGTGGCGGTCGGCGAGCCCCAACGTGAACCCGGCGCTCATCCTCACCTTCCTGCTGCACCCCGAGCTGATGGTCCCGCCCCACGACGGCGGCGACTCCGGGGTGGGGGAGTGGATCGACATCCTCTGGCGCCGGGTGGACGCCTCCCCCGGCCCGGCCGGGGTGGGGCACGCCGCGGCGATCTACGGCGCCGTCCCCACCCTCCAGGCGCTCTCCCGCCAGCGCCGCTACTGGGAGGAGCGCTACACCAAGGTCGCCACGGAGCACGAGTCGCTGCACGGCAAGGTCGTGCAGCAGCAGCGCTACTTCCAGATCCGCCGCTACTGCAACTACGCGCTCTTCGGATTCCCGATCGGGATCGTCATCGGCATGTCCGGCCAGGCCGAGTGGCTGGGCGACCTGCTGGTGACGCTGTCGGTCCTGGCCCTGGCCGCCTCGGTCGTGCTCTCGGTGGTCCTGCGCGTCGGCTACGGCGACGTGGTGCGCCGCGGGCAGCGGGTGATGGAGCTGAACAACGCCGCGGCCCAGCTACCCGAGCTGACCTCGGGCGTGGAGCGCATCCGCGCCGACCTGGTCCACGCGCGCCGCATCACCGGGGGCTGA
- a CDS encoding serine/threonine-protein kinase, producing MHETWETDGSTVGGYRLVRSLGRGGFGEVFLGEAGDGSRAAVKVLHASWAGDAEMRRRFAAEVEQARRVSGFCIAAILDADPGAEQPWIATEFIDGPTLQRAVAQDGPRRGAELQRLAVNTATALAAIHAAGVVHRDLKPENIMLAADGPRVIDFGIARAVEATSVTASGIIGTVGYMAPEQLEGARLTSAVDVFSWGAVMVHAATGREAFPGPTRASRIARVLSGEPDLDGVPEELLGTVRTCLDRDPRRRPDARTLVDHLITGAPLVAVPEPTVVDPGEGPLPPTLAYTAAAPAPAPVPYTPPPPGEAPPYHFAGVRYTRPGDLAAAMQEQWAQAAAVFEDPDARAALGTWITDDLRDTTVDRALFRTRRTDADLAVATFVAQTRPDLPPRFRGHDVSPDTLRSFFAAAPSAAPAEAGGLARPGILRQLSLHHGEAARGLAAPAAELEAAGRAAAAFGEELAEQLDGWKDGRHAAADPALLLAFVLDPGRVRRPAAPPGTAAAQWIDALWKRVDASEGAARAGCAAVVHSALPLIDGLVRRWEEPERRGAQREQELRTLRGDLAFYDKTATRLVWLGGTALACLVLAFVVLPGMTEGSGSGWAGFVGLCLMVGLLSPLFVLFAHIQARVRVGNGERRRRLRQRLRGLEEDQAALVRELHTMRADLEKARALAAAPPRR from the coding sequence GTGCACGAGACCTGGGAGACGGACGGTTCCACCGTGGGCGGCTACCGCCTGGTGCGTTCGCTCGGACGCGGCGGTTTCGGTGAGGTGTTCCTCGGAGAGGCCGGGGACGGGAGCCGGGCCGCGGTGAAGGTGCTGCACGCCTCCTGGGCGGGCGACGCCGAGATGCGCCGCCGGTTCGCGGCGGAGGTGGAGCAGGCGCGGCGGGTGAGCGGTTTCTGCATCGCGGCGATCCTGGACGCCGACCCCGGGGCGGAGCAGCCGTGGATCGCCACCGAGTTCATCGACGGCCCCACCCTCCAGCGCGCGGTCGCCCAGGACGGGCCGCGCCGCGGGGCGGAGCTGCAGCGGCTGGCGGTCAACACCGCCACGGCGCTGGCCGCGATCCACGCCGCCGGTGTGGTGCACCGGGACCTGAAGCCGGAGAACATCATGCTGGCGGCGGACGGGCCGCGGGTGATCGACTTCGGCATCGCCCGCGCGGTGGAGGCGACCTCGGTGACCGCCAGCGGCATCATCGGGACCGTCGGGTACATGGCCCCGGAGCAGTTGGAGGGCGCCCGCCTCACCTCGGCCGTGGACGTGTTCTCCTGGGGCGCGGTCATGGTCCATGCGGCGACGGGGCGCGAGGCGTTCCCCGGCCCCACCCGGGCCTCCCGCATCGCGCGGGTCCTGTCGGGCGAGCCCGACCTGGACGGCGTGCCCGAGGAGCTGCTCGGGACGGTGCGGACCTGCCTGGACAGGGACCCCCGCCGCCGCCCGGACGCGCGCACCCTGGTGGACCACCTCATCACCGGCGCGCCCCTGGTGGCGGTGCCCGAGCCCACGGTGGTCGACCCGGGGGAGGGGCCCCTGCCGCCCACCCTGGCCTACACCGCGGCGGCCCCGGCGCCCGCTCCGGTCCCGTACACCCCGCCGCCCCCGGGGGAGGCGCCGCCGTACCACTTCGCGGGCGTCCGGTACACCCGGCCCGGCGACCTGGCCGCCGCGATGCAGGAGCAGTGGGCGCAGGCGGCGGCGGTCTTCGAGGACCCGGACGCCAGGGCGGCCCTGGGCACCTGGATCACGGACGACCTGCGGGACACGACCGTGGACCGCGCGCTGTTCCGCACCCGGCGGACCGACGCCGACCTGGCCGTGGCGACCTTCGTGGCCCAGACCCGCCCGGACCTGCCCCCGCGCTTCCGCGGCCACGACGTCTCACCCGACACCCTGCGGTCCTTCTTCGCCGCCGCGCCGTCCGCCGCGCCCGCGGAGGCCGGCGGCCTGGCCCGTCCGGGGATACTGCGCCAGCTGTCGCTGCACCACGGCGAGGCGGCGCGCGGCTTGGCCGCGCCGGCCGCCGAACTGGAGGCGGCGGGGCGCGCCGCCGCCGCGTTCGGGGAGGAACTGGCCGAACAGCTCGACGGCTGGAAGGACGGGCGGCACGCGGCAGCGGACCCGGCCCTGCTGCTGGCGTTCGTGCTCGACCCCGGGCGCGTGCGCCGCCCGGCCGCGCCCCCGGGCACCGCGGCCGCGCAGTGGATCGACGCGCTGTGGAAGCGGGTGGACGCCTCCGAGGGGGCGGCGCGGGCCGGGTGCGCGGCCGTGGTCCACAGCGCGCTGCCCCTGATCGACGGGCTGGTCCGGCGGTGGGAGGAACCGGAGCGGCGCGGGGCGCAGCGGGAACAGGAGCTGCGCACCCTCCGGGGCGACCTGGCGTTCTACGACAAGACGGCCACCCGCCTGGTCTGGCTGGGCGGGACGGCGCTCGCCTGCCTGGTGCTCGCCTTCGTGGTGCTGCCGGGGATGACGGAGGGGAGCGGCTCCGGATGGGCCGGTTTCGTCGGGCTCTGCCTCATGGTCGGCCTGCTCTCCCCCCTGTTCGTGCTGTTCGCCCACATCCAGGCCCGCGTCCGCGTCGGGAACGGCGAGCGGCGCCGAAGGCTCCGGCAACGGCTGCGGGGGCTGGAGGAGGACCAGGCCGCCCTGGTGCGGGAACTGCACACCATGCGCGCCGACCTGGAGAAGGCCAGGGCGCTGGCCGCGGCCCCGCCCCGGCGGTGA